The stretch of DNA GTGGTCTATTTCCTATTTTGCTACTTCTACCCTCAGACTTTACAGTTTTCAAACCAATTAAAAACTCAGTACTTACAGTGTACTTCTGAACACTCAAACCATAGTCCCTAAAATCAGTCTATTCAGTTTTTCACTTTTCTGAAACTGGCCTCATTTCTTGCATTCTTATCTCATTTTcagatttaattttactttttccaACAATCCTATTCTCTGAAAACCAAGAAATGACTATAACAGTATGTAATCCTACCTTATTCAAATTACCTGTTTAAGTAGGGGGTGGTGGCCCATGctgtaataccagtacttgggagactgaggagaAGGAGGACTACTGTGAAgttctgaggctagcctgggctacatattgaattCAATGCCATGGGGTACATTGTGAAACCCTGTAACAAAATACagaccaaccaaccagccagcaAAACATAAccaatcaaaaccaaaccaaaacaaaaaaactaaaaaaccaaaacaaaacaaaaatcctcgaACTTAAACAAAGCTTGCCTATGAACCCTAAAACTCCTGAGAACAAGGATTCTTTTTATTCCTCCTCCCTGCTCAGTTTCTTGTACACATTAACTGTTTAGGAAATGCTGAACTTATGCTTACATGTAGAAATTGAGCAATATTAAGCTGTAATCTCAGTTTTAGATTTTCAGATACTTCCTGTAAACTATAAATAATCCCAATGTTTCTTCATATAAAAATTCTACATTAAGGTTTAAAAATTAGATGTGTCCCCCTGTGTGCGACACGTGCATGCAGCAACTTCCGAGCTTCTACTCTTGCCTACTACGTAAATATTTTCTGCTCTAACACCTAATAGCATTCAGaactgaatttgaaaaaaaaaaaaaaaaaggctcaaagacaaaacacatgaacatatatttGGTGCATTGCTATCTGGATACACAGAAAGTTGCCAGGTGGAACTTGTCTTTAAGAAATTActggcggggctggagagatggctcagaggttaagagcattgactgctcttccagaggtcctgagttcaattcccagcaaccacatggtggctcacaaccatctgtaatgagatctagtgccctcttctggcctgaagtcatacatgctgtatacataataaataaataaatttaaaaaaaaaaaaacaaaaaaaacaaaaaaacaacaacaaaaaaaaaagaaattactggCTAGAACGACTACATAAATTAAGACACTTCTTTCTACTGCCGTGTTCTGTAGATAATAAGAACAAAAGACATGGGGAGAATGCTGACGAATTCAATGAAAAAAACGGTCATAAAGTTGTAATACACTATTACCTTCTTTGATTTGAAAGTAATGGGTACACAACAGGGACGGAAATGTACCAGTAAACAAGGCAACAGCTCCTTTCAACATATTTCAAAATCTGACTTAGAGATATTCACGTGGTCACAATTCAAAATTCCTTAACTGAAGCAAACACCGTGACAATTTTATAATATTGGAATTTGGTGAAAGTGGTGAGGGCGATTCAAACAAGTGTCATCATTTCGTCCaataattaaacaacaacaaaaccacaaaaaacgtgtatcggctgggcggtggtggcgcacgcctttaatcccagcactcaggaggcagagccaggcggatctctgtgagttcgaggccagcctgggctaccaagtgagtcccaggaaaggcgcaaagctacacagagaaaccctgtctcgaaaaaacaaaacaacaacaacaacaacaaaaaaaaaaaaacaaaacaaaaaacgtgTATCAGCCCCATACTGTGAAACTCTCAGAATTGTAGTGTATACTAGCTAGGAAAGCTATGGGTGAATTAAGAAACAAAGAGTAACGCCACCGACGTCACCAGTGCTGGCCTCTTTCCGaccagaggaaagggaagagagggtaAGTGTCAATTTTCGGACTGGACAAACTTGGGAGTTCCAGGTACCCAAGAGCCTTGCCTAGTGCGCCTGCGCTGAGCAGGCCACTCCCAGGCGACCCTCCAGATTTCACCTCGCCCGCGGTCCTAAGTTTTCCAAGCGAAGATGCAGCCGGGCCCGGGGAAGGCCAGCTCGCCCCCGCACTTACTTGGTATTCGATCTCCAACGAGGCCTTCAGGGGCATGGGCTGGTAGAAGCACTCCTTCTGGCCCGCCGGGAGCGTGAAGGTGAAGTCGCTGTCCAAAGAGGGCTTGAAGCCGGCCGCCCCCCGCAGCAGCGCTGGCGGCAGAGCGGCCAGGAAGAGCACTGGGAATGGCAGCCAGATCCTGCCGCCCATCCCTGTCGGAGCGATCTCGGACTGGAAGAGTAGGGAGGTGCGGGATGCTGGCGTCTCCGCTCTGAAATCCCGAGTTCGAGCGAACTTCAGGCGGCTGCGGCTCACCCTGCCTTCGAAGGGGGAAGCGCTGTCCTCCACTGGGCTGGGTGAGGGCGGGGCTGCTCTTCCCTTTCTGCACCCCCCTGGGGTTCGGAGCCTTGCTTCACTCTGGACTTGTAGGTTTTGGCTTCCCGCACACACACCAATGAGCATGGCGGCCgtcatgatgggaaatgtagttcaatATGAACTCGGCGCGTAGCCGTCCACGCATCCAGCCTCATTTTCCCGGCATGCTCTGCGCTCCGGCGTCGCATTTGCGGAGCCTGCGTGGGGGCTGGGTTTGTGGCCGGGAGGCGCGTCCCAACCGCTCCCGCGGCGGTTCGAACTCGGAGCCTCAGAGGTTCGCTGGTTCTCCGCTTCGTGTGTTAGAGGCTTCCATGTCGTGGCCTGCGCGAGTGTCCTAAGCTTCCGAGCGCAGGGGAGCAGCGCGGTGCGCCGTGGTCTGGGGTCGCTAACTCCAGCTGCGACCTGGGTGGTGAGCGGACGCCTCCTGCTTGGAAACAGGCTTTCCTGAGGGACGGGTTTCTCCGGGGACACTCGGCTTGCGCTCGGCCTGGCCTGGCGCCCAGTCTGCTCCTCTGAGGTGGtgtgttttgtttgaggcagaatCGGAGAGGAGGATGCCAAATGCTCTGCTCCCCCCAGGCAGATGGAGCTCCTCCTCTAGCAGATTGAGCGTTCTTGAGATAAAACACAGTATAAAACCTTGTAGTCTTTCCCAGGAGGAAAAGCCTGCCACATTCGGGGAGTCTAGAGTGCGTGTCCTCCGTTTGATGAGTGTCCGGGTGTACAGCTAGAAcgcatcttttaaaaatttattttttatttttcagtaggCTTGAAGATACCGTTGTCAGGGCCTTAGGTAAGATGATGAGCCTTTCTACATACATATGGCGGGtaaatggccctcaggaaaataAGAAGGTGCCAATACTAGACGTATTCATTGCTGCTTCAGAACAGTTAGAAAATTCTTACACGAAAATGCAGACATTGAATATAAAAACTTGACTTAGATGGTGTTATACAGTATTAAGCAGCATTTTTTGgtctaaattttcttttctttttttttttctgcatcattATCTTATAGGAAGTTCATGATGTTGTTGAATAGATGTGAAGCAGAATGGGGACCTGAGTCACTCACTGACTGGGGGAGTCTTCGAACTTAAGCAGAAGCAAATcgtgaaaacaaaaccagaaagagggtagaaacattttatttacaaaacatCTCATATAATTTCAATCCTCAACTTTTTCGAATAAGGTGAGAGGTTTTATTAATCCACCCTACTCCTGCGAAATTTTGAGTAGGGAATTAATGTACTAAACTATTTTACCTGAATAAGGGAGGGAGAAGGCAGCTCATTAATTTATCCATTCAAAATATTGAGCTTTCCTAAATACATtacattactattattattttctttttttgtaatttatttgtttttattttatgtgcattggtgtctgtcctgcctgtgtctgtgtgagggtgtcagatacaggagttacagacagttggtcAGCTGCCATGAggctactgggaattgaacctgcttcctctggaagagcagccagtgctcttaaccgctgaaccatctctccagcccctattattattattttttacattacaCTCTTGAACATAATACATGGGAATTAACATTTGTAGTCCAGATTTTAAGAAGGGCAATGAAAGAGgccttaaatgctgagccatctcttcagctgcatcatgatttttctcttttttttttggtttttcgagacagggtttctctgtgtacttttgggcctttcctggaactcacttggtagcccaggctggccttgaactcacagagatcctcctggctctgcctcccgagtgctgtgattaaaggcgtgcgccaccaccgcccggctgatttttctctttaaattaacCCTAGAGCTGCCTGCTCACCAGTTGATGCAACAAAAGGTTCACCCCACGTAGTTCCATGAGTTGAATTGCtaaatgtcttttttgttttgtatttttttttttgagagaatgtcttactatgtagaccaggctggccttgagctcatctgcctctacttccccaagtgctaggattaaaggaatagTAACCATATTCAGCCTCTAAATGTCATTTTGATCTGTGATTATGACTTGTGAATGTGcgtatatttaaattttctaaccACTGTGAATGGGAGGAAGATAACTTATTTGATAATACTACCTTTTAAGAAAACATGgaaagccgggaggtggtggcgcacgcctttaatcccagcactcgggaggcagagccaggcggatttctgtgagttcgaggccagcctgggctaccaagtgagtcccaggaaaggcgcaaagctacacacagaaaccttgtctcgaaaaaccccccacaaaaaaaaaaaaaagaaaacatggaagatTTTAGTGGTAACATCTTATCAGATGCCCAGTGCTTGTAAGGTGAttattaaattctaacacttcatatTGATATTAATTAGAAAAGTATACCTGGATTCGTATCTTGGTTTGACCCTCTAAAATTTGCGTGATTttgaacaaatttttaaaaaattacatcaattcatttgtgtgtgcgtgtgcacattaACGTGGCGGTCAAAGGATGaattgtgggagtctgttctctcctttgatCTGTGGGTCCTGAGGAACAAACTCAGGCTGTCTGTCTTGGTGCCAAGCACTTTTAcagtttcttcttaaattttattgcTCTGAGAATATTTTCACTGACCATAAAATCTTCAGGCAAAATAtaagaaatttctttctttgtttgttaagGAAATGGAATCTAGTTCATCAGACAACTATAATAAAGACAACGACAATGAGGAAGAAAGCTTGCTTGCAAATGTTGCTTCATTAAGACATGAACTGAAAATAACAGAGTGGAGTTTGCAGAATTTAGGGGAAGAGTTATCCAGGCAAGGAAATAAAATCACATGTATAAATTAAAGTATTAGTTTATAAATGCAAAATGACTAGATTTCATTATATGTTATGTTTAATGTGCCTCTGGACTAAGGTATAATTTTCTATACTTTTTAATACAATTCAGTTTgtgaaaatggaattttttttttttggtttttcgagaccgagtttctctgtgtagctttgctcctttcctggaactcactgtgtagcccagctcACAGagtgccacctgcctctgcctcctgagtgctgggattaaaggcgtatgccaccaccgcctggcaaaatggaaatattaatgatcatttatatatttaaaaaaaatcttgttgggcagtggtggtgaatgcctttactcccagcacttgggaggcagaagcaagtggatctctgcgttcgagaccagcctggtctacagagtgagttcctggacagccagagatacacagagaaaccttgtctcgaaaaataaacaacaacaacaaaaaatcaaacaTCTTTAGTATATCAGGAATCCGTATAAAATGTATATTCAACATTTTATTAATCTTTCATTATtatagctgcttttttttttcttttactcctgAAGTAAGGATATTCAGGAAATACATAGATTGCTAATATAAACTAATTGTGATTTATGGAAAATGTATTGGAAACACCATCTTATGTTCATAGCTGTGGATCTAATTTCTAATTGTTATATGTGGAAATTTGTGGTAAAAAACTATGTCagactgaaatgtaatttttctttgttctatagtGTTAGTCCAAGTGAAAATTCTGATTGTGTCTGCAATTCTTCAAGATCTGAAAGGCTTATTTTGGAAGAGCTTACTCAACCTAGCCGCCTGGGACATTTAA from Peromyscus eremicus chromosome 10, PerEre_H2_v1, whole genome shotgun sequence encodes:
- the Tmed5 gene encoding transmembrane emp24 domain-containing protein 5 isoform X2 codes for the protein MTAAMLIGVCAGSQNLQVQSEARLRTPGGCRKGRAAPPSPSPVEDSASPFEGRVSRSRLKFARTRDFRAETPASRTSLLFQSEIAPTGMGGRIWLPFPVLFLAALPPALLRGAAGFKPSLDSDFTFTLPAGQKECFYQPMPLKASLEIEYQVLDGAGLDIDFHLASPEGRTLVFEQRKSDGVHTIETEVGDYMFCFDNTFSTISEKVIFFELILDNMGEEAQEQEDWKKYITDTDVLEMKLEDILVIKLLYLSPGIHQQHQVQTKQKWPHTNSA